From a single Adhaeribacter swui genomic region:
- a CDS encoding RagB/SusD family nutrient uptake outer membrane protein has translation MNKIKIFSLALALTTVVPACTNLDEEPFDVLVAENYYQDKNSIIAAVTRPYEHAHWNGWDGDRWLISELTADQFVWAQKGRHGQDGGDWVRLHRHEWTSEDNHINGGWVGPYQGIGQCNQIITDLEKLDYSKMGLSEADKKAHIGELRVLRAWFYTFLIDYFRSVPISTKVGERVGQSTPQEVFAFMEQELKEALPGLPKNGKVGRWDQAGAAAILVRMYMNAEKWIGTPKYTEAAQYAQEIIDGTYGTYSLDPDYRGPFRSGIGGYRSSENIFEFPHAKNIYEFGWMYNAMMHYQARYSLDNDWGGWNGVTLTPSLDLEGNLYPYKLGKPYQKYSNDDKRKQPFRTTATGVNYDGFFLIGQQYEFNKTKGFGYDSTKVINGTEEYNNKPLKYVDQVGRFSEGAAGIAKGSHVETGEENSGVRFIKFPWLSMTQNLFQFNSAPEIRLAEIYYALAETKYRAGDKAGAAALLDQVRERNFPADKWQANSYSANLSKLTDDEFVDELGREFLGERHRRTDLIRWDRFGEEWWDKARDSKDATVFPIPARQLNSNPLLKPNGY, from the coding sequence ATGAATAAAATTAAAATATTTTCTTTAGCCCTGGCGCTTACAACGGTAGTTCCCGCTTGTACCAACCTGGACGAAGAACCATTTGATGTTCTGGTCGCAGAGAATTATTACCAGGATAAAAATTCAATTATTGCTGCTGTTACACGCCCGTATGAACATGCTCATTGGAATGGTTGGGATGGAGACCGTTGGTTAATTTCTGAATTAACTGCTGACCAGTTTGTTTGGGCGCAAAAAGGAAGACACGGACAGGATGGTGGTGATTGGGTGCGTTTGCACCGCCACGAATGGACTTCCGAAGACAACCATATTAATGGTGGTTGGGTTGGTCCTTACCAAGGTATTGGCCAGTGTAACCAAATTATTACCGACTTAGAGAAACTTGATTATTCCAAAATGGGCTTGTCTGAAGCAGATAAAAAAGCGCATATTGGTGAATTAAGAGTATTACGGGCCTGGTTCTATACTTTCTTAATTGATTATTTCCGGAGTGTTCCTATATCTACCAAGGTTGGGGAGCGGGTTGGCCAATCTACTCCGCAAGAGGTATTTGCATTTATGGAGCAAGAATTAAAAGAAGCTTTACCAGGTTTACCGAAAAACGGAAAAGTTGGTCGTTGGGACCAAGCTGGGGCAGCGGCTATCTTAGTACGCATGTACATGAATGCTGAGAAGTGGATTGGTACTCCTAAGTACACCGAAGCAGCGCAATATGCCCAAGAGATTATAGATGGCACCTATGGCACCTATAGCCTCGATCCGGACTACAGAGGTCCGTTCCGGTCAGGTATCGGCGGCTACCGGTCTTCAGAAAATATTTTTGAATTCCCGCACGCTAAAAACATTTACGAGTTTGGCTGGATGTATAATGCGATGATGCACTACCAGGCCCGCTATTCTTTAGATAATGACTGGGGTGGCTGGAATGGTGTTACCTTAACTCCTTCGTTGGATCTGGAAGGCAACCTTTATCCTTATAAATTAGGAAAGCCTTACCAGAAATATTCTAACGACGATAAGCGCAAGCAGCCATTTAGAACAACCGCAACCGGAGTTAATTATGATGGTTTCTTCCTGATTGGTCAGCAATACGAGTTTAATAAAACAAAAGGGTTTGGCTATGATAGTACCAAAGTAATTAATGGTACCGAAGAGTATAATAATAAACCTTTAAAGTACGTAGACCAGGTAGGCCGTTTTTCAGAAGGTGCAGCTGGCATAGCTAAAGGCTCTCACGTGGAAACAGGCGAGGAAAACTCGGGAGTTAGATTTATTAAATTCCCTTGGTTGTCTATGACGCAGAACTTGTTTCAGTTTAACTCTGCTCCCGAAATTCGTTTAGCGGAGATTTACTACGCTTTAGCCGAAACGAAATACCGGGCCGGCGATAAAGCCGGTGCCGCTGCTTTATTGGATCAGGTGCGGGAGCGTAATTTCCCAGCCGATAAATGGCAGGCTAATAGCTACAGCGCTAATTTAAGCAAGCTAACTGATGATGAATTCGTGGATGAATTAGGTCGCGAATTCTTAGGCGAACGTCACCGGAGAACAGATCTGATTCGTTGGGATCGGTTTGGTGAAGAATGGTGGGATAAGGCCCGGGATTCTAAGGATGCAACAGTGTTCCCGATTCCGGCAAGACAATTAAATTCAAACCCACTTTTAAAACCTAACGGTTACTAG